In Methanothrix sp., a genomic segment contains:
- a CDS encoding 4Fe-4S binding protein yields MKTFLTHSRLNRCPAGRVKMREVLLESRDDRAQFYLPEKCIGCGTCVQVCPKGELIIGSVGAVVRGLIDKDFIEKRESGDCVFCTLCARVCPTGALEFRKEGKPEMDSSYLSVAIKSTTVDDEKCSHCGLCSDVCPQACIEIQDRHLAEDGRLRVGGRTLIDLNRCVHCGWCAFICPTGAISFEKPFAGVYSRDDSICQSCRTCVHTCPANALFNREWKQGERGEKVTHRPDACIYCGACAQACPVRAIVISKTAIVPDMKGKGALEKKLSLPAPWPTLTSCLETDEIACLGCGNCVIACPVNALSDPYLAAGHLNELERKPLLEVRDGAIRVVDQEVCGSCATCSLICPVDAIRLVPREVV; encoded by the coding sequence ATGAAAACCTTCTTAACCCATTCCCGCCTAAATCGATGCCCAGCAGGCAGGGTTAAGATGAGAGAGGTATTGCTGGAATCCCGGGATGACCGAGCGCAGTTCTATCTGCCGGAGAAGTGCATCGGCTGTGGAACCTGCGTTCAGGTCTGCCCCAAAGGGGAGCTGATCATTGGATCAGTGGGGGCCGTGGTCCGCGGCCTGATAGACAAGGACTTCATTGAGAAGAGAGAGAGCGGGGACTGTGTCTTTTGTACGCTGTGCGCACGGGTCTGCCCCACTGGTGCCCTTGAGTTCAGAAAAGAGGGCAAGCCGGAGATGGATAGCTCTTACCTCAGCGTCGCGATCAAGTCCACCACCGTGGATGATGAAAAATGCTCTCACTGTGGCCTGTGCAGCGATGTCTGTCCTCAGGCCTGCATTGAGATTCAGGACAGGCATCTGGCAGAGGATGGCCGCCTGAGGGTGGGAGGAAGGACGCTGATCGATCTGAACCGCTGCGTTCACTGCGGTTGGTGTGCTTTTATCTGCCCCACGGGGGCCATATCCTTTGAGAAGCCCTTCGCCGGGGTCTACAGCCGGGATGATAGCATCTGCCAGTCCTGCAGGACATGCGTTCATACCTGTCCGGCCAATGCCCTGTTCAACCGGGAATGGAAGCAGGGAGAGAGGGGAGAGAAGGTCACCCACCGGCCTGATGCCTGCATCTACTGTGGTGCATGTGCCCAGGCCTGTCCAGTGCGGGCGATTGTGATCTCCAAGACCGCCATCGTTCCGGATATGAAGGGCAAAGGGGCCCTGGAGAAGAAGCTCTCCCTTCCTGCTCCCTGGCCCACCCTCACCTCTTGTCTGGAGACGGATGAGATTGCATGCCTGGGCTGCGGAAACTGCGTCATCGCCTGCCCGGTCAACGCCCTCTCCGATCCCTATCTCGCCGCTGGACATCTGAACGAGCTGGAGAGAAAACCCCTCCTGGAGGTCAGGGATGGCGCAATCAGGGTGGTCGACCAGGAGGTCTGCGGCTCCTGTGCCACCTGCAGTCTGATCTGCCCGGTGGATGCAATCCGGCTGGTGCCAAGAGAGGTGGTCTGA